Part of the Tolypothrix sp. PCC 7910 genome, GCAGTTGAGTAAAAAAAGCTCTCAGGGCATAAGCTGTAAATACGTACATACAGCACCATTGAGAGCGATGAGTAAAGCATACTCCAGTAATCTGACCCAAGACCAGTGGGAATTATTAGAACCGTTAATTCCAGTAGCCAAAACAGGTGGTCGTCCAAGAGTGGTAGAGATGTGGCAAGTTATCAACGCAATTTTTTATGTATTGACTCAGGGATGTACATGGCGAAATTTACCAGGGGACTTTCCCAATTGGCAAACTGTGTACACTTATTTTCGGAATTGGCGTGCTGACGGAACATGGGTGAGCATCCATGAACAACTTAGAGCCTGGGTAAGAGTGGACAATGAACGAGCTGTTAGCCCATCAGAAGCGATAATCGATAGTCAAAGTGTGAAAACTGCGGCGATGGTTAGCCAAGATGTGGGTTACGATGCTGGGAAAAAAATCAGAGGACGCAAGCGGTTTTTGACAGTAGATACCTTGGGTTTAGTACTGCGAGTATTGGTGTGTGCAGCCAGTGTGGACGAACGCAATGGCGGTAAACAAGTACTCAAAAGAGTCAAACAGATGGGGAACAAGGTTTCACGTCTTTCTACCATTTGGGTTGATGGTGGTTACGATGGCAACCCGTTCATGCAGTGGGTGATGGATTTATACCGAGTACCAGTGCAAGTTGTACTGCGACCACATGAACGCAAGGGTTTTGTTTTGTTGCCTAAACGTTGGGTGGTAGAAAGAACTTTTGGTTGGTTGACTGGGTGTAGGCGTTTGAACAAAGACTATGAATTATTAGCCCAAACCTCGGAGACTTTTATCTATCTTGCTATGATTCGCATCATGGTAAGGCGTTTGGCATAAAATCTTACCTCTGATTACTTTTCAAACAACCTCTTAATGTATTGCCCTTGCCTGATTCATTTAGGTATTTCCAAAAAGCTGCTACGGTTGATATAGGAATCATATCCGTCACCACACGATTTGGCATTTGAACTTTAACTGAGCGTATCCCTGTTTTTTTAAGAAATTCTTTGGCAGTTTTTGGTGGTTTACGGACTGCTACAGCCATTTGACGAGTTGTAATAGCCGTTTGTCCATTTACCAATTTGTAAGCAATGACTCGAAATAATTGGTGCTTCAATCTAATTCGCTCTAGAGTATATAGCAGAATAGAATCAGAAGTGCAATTTTTTGAAAATTGTGGTTGATTTTTTGCCATCTTTCAAATGTGCGTGAACAATCCACCATGTTCTTGATGGATGGAAAAGCACGCCCTCCATGTGTAAAGGACAAAAGTTGAAAATTATTGTGCTCTATGCATGTTATTGAGCATCTGCTTGTACATATTTACTGTCCGCAGATGCCTATTTATTGGAGTTTAAATTTTAGCCCCTGCATTAACGCATACAGAGAATCTAAAATCCCAAATTGAGTGGCTAATATCTATCCCCTGGTATAGGTTTTTTAGCAGAATAAATGTTGTGCGATCCAATTAACTGCACGTAACTTTATTTGTCTTGTTTACTTTCCTTTAGATATATACCCTGATGAGATACACCACAAATAACTCAAACTTTCGTGGCTCTTGCGTTAATTAGATACTTCTATGACAGTGTGCCAAGACTAGTTACGT contains:
- a CDS encoding IS5 family transposase, with product MSKAYSSNLTQDQWELLEPLIPVAKTGGRPRVVEMWQVINAIFYVLTQGCTWRNLPGDFPNWQTVYTYFRNWRADGTWVSIHEQLRAWVRVDNERAVSPSEAIIDSQSVKTAAMVSQDVGYDAGKKIRGRKRFLTVDTLGLVLRVLVCAASVDERNGGKQVLKRVKQMGNKVSRLSTIWVDGGYDGNPFMQWVMDLYRVPVQVVLRPHERKGFVLLPKRWVVERTFGWLTGCRRLNKDYELLAQTSETFIYLAMIRIMVRRLA